In the genome of Hyphomonas sp. Mor2, one region contains:
- a CDS encoding energy transducer TonB, protein MTGRADLAAMNTEFNDRLAENNVEAAHLAGLALYTAADADNDHDVAGRVAYAMASIASLRDETPEVPVWFDRCARHYKALNFAAQHVDCIHKAALSYKAQGKPGTSRDRLKSAEGALEQANAAETIVAALIYADLAESYIPPQFETGASADADRQRVLDYTQSARAILAEHGQDGHFLYATLLAREATAFEDLKRFEDALPPMTKAMEMIANQPEHAELYADLRRRHAKMAAWISDESNDRNLLTVEMEDGREVTLKIKRRTRVIYPRSEGMSSEYGLGRVLITLGPEGKVAHVDIVESTPTPAFGEAVKKAVERWSFTPEDDTPSESIPPFRFGISFDYVRRR, encoded by the coding sequence TTGACAGGTCGCGCGGATCTCGCCGCCATGAACACCGAGTTCAATGATCGACTTGCGGAAAACAATGTCGAAGCCGCACACTTAGCGGGGCTGGCACTCTACACCGCAGCGGACGCTGACAATGATCATGACGTTGCGGGTCGAGTGGCGTATGCGATGGCCAGCATTGCGTCGCTTCGTGATGAAACACCCGAGGTCCCGGTATGGTTTGACCGCTGCGCGCGTCACTACAAAGCGCTGAATTTCGCGGCGCAACACGTCGATTGTATCCATAAAGCAGCATTGTCCTACAAGGCGCAGGGCAAGCCGGGCACCTCACGCGACCGCCTGAAATCCGCCGAGGGAGCGCTCGAACAGGCGAATGCGGCCGAGACGATTGTCGCGGCGCTCATTTATGCTGACCTTGCTGAAAGCTACATACCTCCGCAGTTTGAAACCGGCGCATCTGCGGATGCCGATCGTCAACGCGTCCTCGACTACACGCAGTCGGCCCGCGCCATTCTCGCGGAGCACGGTCAAGACGGACATTTCCTCTATGCGACGTTGCTGGCGCGAGAGGCCACGGCGTTTGAGGACTTAAAGCGCTTCGAAGACGCCCTTCCACCCATGACTAAAGCTATGGAAATGATCGCAAACCAACCAGAACATGCCGAACTCTACGCAGATCTCAGGCGTCGGCATGCCAAAATGGCGGCATGGATTTCGGACGAGTCAAACGATCGCAATCTTCTGACCGTTGAGATGGAAGACGGGCGTGAGGTGACGCTGAAGATCAAAAGACGTACCCGAGTCATCTATCCAAGATCGGAAGGTATGAGTTCGGAATACGGGCTCGGTCGCGTCCTCATCACACTCGGCCCCGAAGGCAAGGTCGCACACGTCGATATCGTTGAAAGCACGCCGACCCCGGCCTTTGGTGAAGCCGTGAAGAAAGCCGTGGAGAGATGGTCCTTCACGCCTGAAGATGACACGCCCTCAGAGAGTATTCCGCCGTTCCGATTCGGCATATCTTTTGACTATGTGAGGCGGCGCTAG
- the purT gene encoding formate-dependent phosphoribosylglycinamide formyltransferase, whose protein sequence is MTRIGTPLSKTATKVLFLGAGELGKEVVIELQRFGVEVIACDRYEHAPGMQVAHRSHVFDMTDAAALRAVIEAEKPDLIVPEIEAIATDELAAIEAEGLATVIPTARATQLTMDREGIRRLAAETLGLKTSPYAFASDAETLAAEAKRIGYPVFVKPVMSSSGKGQSKVDRADDIAAAWEHALTAGRGNQVRVIVEGAVDFDYEITLLTVRHVGGTDYCAPVGHRQESGDYVESWQPQPMSDQALKTAREMARKVTDDIGGLGVFGVELFVKGDTVWFSEVSPRPHDTGLVTLATQDQSEFALHARAILGLPVDPTLNRPGASAVIYGGMDADGVAFENVAEALTEPGTQVRLFGKPVAYEKRRMGVAIAHAETIETARDKAARAANRIRVVKA, encoded by the coding sequence CAAGGAAGTTGTGATCGAACTGCAGCGCTTTGGCGTCGAAGTGATTGCCTGCGACCGCTATGAGCATGCGCCGGGCATGCAGGTCGCTCATCGTTCGCATGTGTTTGACATGACCGATGCCGCCGCTCTACGCGCGGTGATTGAAGCGGAAAAACCCGACCTCATCGTTCCCGAGATCGAAGCCATCGCTACAGATGAGCTGGCGGCAATAGAAGCCGAAGGGCTGGCGACGGTGATCCCAACCGCGCGGGCGACGCAGCTCACGATGGACCGCGAGGGCATTCGCCGCCTCGCCGCCGAAACCCTCGGTCTGAAGACAAGTCCTTATGCGTTTGCCAGCGATGCCGAAACACTGGCGGCTGAAGCGAAACGGATCGGCTATCCGGTCTTCGTCAAACCCGTCATGTCCTCGTCCGGGAAAGGCCAGTCCAAAGTGGATCGCGCCGATGATATCGCCGCAGCCTGGGAGCATGCCCTCACCGCCGGTCGCGGTAACCAGGTCCGCGTCATTGTCGAAGGCGCGGTGGATTTTGACTATGAAATCACTCTTCTGACAGTCCGCCATGTTGGCGGCACAGATTACTGCGCGCCCGTCGGTCATCGCCAGGAAAGCGGCGACTATGTCGAGAGCTGGCAGCCGCAACCCATGTCTGATCAAGCGCTGAAAACCGCGCGCGAGATGGCCAGGAAAGTCACCGATGATATTGGCGGACTCGGCGTGTTCGGGGTCGAACTATTCGTCAAAGGCGACACGGTCTGGTTCTCAGAGGTCAGCCCCCGGCCACATGATACAGGACTGGTCACCCTCGCCACGCAGGATCAAAGTGAGTTCGCATTGCACGCGCGGGCTATTCTCGGCTTGCCTGTCGACCCGACCCTCAATCGCCCGGGCGCGAGCGCGGTGATTTATGGCGGCATGGACGCGGACGGCGTGGCGTTCGAGAACGTCGCCGAGGCTTTAACTGAGCCGGGCACGCAAGTGCGCTTGTTCGGCAAACCGGTTGCTTACGAAAAACGACGCATGGGCGTCGCCATTGCGCATGCTGAAACAATCGAGACAGCGCGCGATAAAGCTGCTCGAGCTGCAAATCGCATTCGGGTCGTCAAAGCATAG